A window of the Brachyhypopomus gauderio isolate BG-103 chromosome 14, BGAUD_0.2, whole genome shotgun sequence genome harbors these coding sequences:
- the tmie gene encoding transmembrane inner ear expressed protein has translation MAAGWPTHLPPTLVPVLVSAGAVLVSHYIINVAAQIPDPALLPTDPPPKPAPITSETVVFWGLRLWQVVGIFSMFVLGIIITLCCIFKCRIPRTRKEIEARHLQRQAAKNYANTLETVPPLNELTEIPGAAKPAEKKEEVPTVSGKVDGEKGEKKKGKEGKKEGKGEENGEPTKKKGESAEKEEKKKGEAAKSTKETEKGGGAEKGGAKGGAKKSTKN, from the exons atggcGGCTGGGTGGCCTACCCATCTTCCTCCCACACTGGTTCCGGTTCTGGTCAGTGCTGGGGCCGTGTTGGTTTCTCACTATATCATCAATGTGGCAGCGCAGATCCCCGACCCGGCG CTCCTGCCCACGGACCCGCCCCCGAAGCCCGCCCCCATCACCTCGGAGACTGTGGTGTTCTGGGGGCTTCGCCTCTGGCAGGTGGTAGGAATCTTCTCCATGTTTGTGCTTGGAATTA TCATCACTCTGTGCTGTATTTTTAAATGCCGAATTCCTCGGACGAGAAAAGAGATTGAGGCCCGACATTTACAGAGACAGGCAGCAAAAAACTACGCCAACACCCTGGAGACAGTCCCTCCCCTCAACGAGCTCACGGAGATCCCGGGag CCGCAAAGCCTGCGGAGAAAAAGGAGGAGGTGCCCACGGTGTCGGGGAAGGTGGacggagagaaaggagagaagaagaaagGAAAAGAAGGGAAGAAGGAAGGCAAAGGAGAGGAAAACGGAGAGCCCACCAAGAAGAAGGGAGAGAGCgcagagaaagaggagaagaagaaaggTGAAGCAGCAAAGAGCACAAAAGAGACTGagaaagggggcggggcagagaagGGCGGGGCCAAAGGAGGAGCCAAAAAGTCTACGAAAAACTGA